The sequence CAACTCCGGCAGCGCGTTCTCCTACTACTTCAACCAGTCGCACGCGCCGTTCGACGACAAGCGGGTGCGCGAGGCCTTCCGGGACGCCGTCGACGTGGACGCGGTCCTCAACTCGGTCTACCAGGGCACGGCGAAGCGGGCCTGGAGCATCATCGGCCAGGGCAGCCCGCAGTTCTACGACGCCTCGCTGGAGAAGACCTTCGGCAACAACCCGCAGCGGGCCAACAAGCTGCTCGACGACGCGGGCTGGGACAAGCGCGACAGCGAGGGTTTCCGGGTCAAGGACGGCAAGCGGCTGATCGTGCGGGCCGTGAACTCCGCCCCGTTCGTCCGGGACCGCCGCGACGTCCTCGCCCAGGCGATCCAGGCGGCGGTCAAGCAGAGCGCCGGCATCGACTTCCAGGTCAAGCTGGTCGACCAGGGCACCGCGCAGAAGGCCTACGACGACAACCAGTTCGACGTCTTCGAGAACTCGCGCGGCGACACCGACGCCGGAGCCGCGCTCAACCTGATCCTGCCGAAGGGGGCCGCGATCAACCGCACCCACTTCGAGAGCGCCGAGCTGGACAAGCTGCTCGCCGAGGCGTCGGCCAGCTCCGACGTCGCCGAGCGCAAGGAGCTCTACGCCAAGGTGCAGAAGCTCGTCGCCGACGAGGCCCTGCTGCTCCCGCTCTACGTGCCCGCCGACCAGATCGCCCACAGCGCCGACGTCACCGGGATCACCTTCGAGCCGGTCTCCGGCACCCCCAACAGTGCTTATGACATCCGGACAGGGACATGAGCACCCTCACACTCACCCGGCGGCGGGGGCTGGCCGCCGCCGGGTGGCTCGGCCCGGTGGCCCGGCGGCTCGGAGCCGGCGTCGCCGTGCTCTGGGCCGCCGCCACCGCGGCCTACGTCGCGCTGCTGCTCGTGCCGGGCGACACCGTCGACGTCCTCATCGGCGACGGTCTCGACACCCCCGAGCGGCGGGCGCAGATCATCGCCGAATGGGGGCTGGACCGCTCGGCCCTGCAGCAGTACGGCGACTACCTGACCCGGCTGCTCCACGGCGATCTCGGCCACTCCTACATCCTGCAGCGCGGCGTCGGCGAGATCCTGTCCTCCCAGATCGGCCCGACCGTACGGCTCGCGCTCACCGCGGCGGCCTTCGGAGTGGCGCTGGCACTGGTGCTGGCGCTGGTCACCGCGGGCCGCAGGTCCTGGCTCAGCGGCCTGGCCGGTCTGTCGGAGCTGGTGGCGGTCTCGGTGCCGCCGTTCATGCTCGGGATCCTGCTGCTCGTCGTCTTCTCCTTCACCCTCGGCTGGTTCCCGGTCTCCGGCGACCGGGGCTTCGTCTCGCTGGTGCTGCCCGCCGTCGCGCTGGGGCTGCAGATCGCCGGGGTGCTCGGCCAGGTGCTGCGCGAAGGCCTGGAGCGGGCGCTGGAGGAGCCGTTCGCGGTGACCGCGCGCTCGCGCGGCATCACCGAGTGGCGCCTCGTCACCCGGCACGCCCTGCGGCACGCCCTGCTCCCGGCCGTCACCCTCACCGGCTGGTTCACCGGCGTCCTGCTCGGCGGCGCGATCGTCGTCGAGGCCGTGTTCGGCCGCCCCGGGCTGGGCCAGGTCACCGTCTCGGCGGTGACCGGCAAGGACATGCCCGTGGTGATGGCGGTCGTCCTGCTGTCGGCCCTGATCTACGTGACGGTCAGCACGGTCGTCGACCTCGCCTACCTCGCGATCGACCCCCGCCTGAGGAGAAGCCGATGAGAAGGGTCACCGAGGAGGCGCCGATGCCGCGGGTCCCGGAGGAGGAGCCGATGAGGAAGGTCACTTTCCGGCCGACGGCGGCCGCTTCCCATCGAAGGAGGGGCCGATGACGCGGGTCGTTTTCCGGTCGGCGGCGGCCGCTTCCCATCCGAGGAGGGGCCGATGACGGCGGTCACGCAGGCGCCGCCGGTCACGGCCGCCCCCATCCCGGCCGGGCGCCGGTACGGCGTGCGTCCCTGGCTGCTCGCCCCGCTGCTGTTCCTGGCCCTCGCCGCAGTCGCAGCCCTGGCCCCGGCTCTGCTGAGCGGGGTGGACCCGCTGGCCGCCGACCCGTTGCACGCGCTCTCGGGGCCGGGCGCCGAGCACTGGTTCGGCACCGACCACCTCGGCCGGGACGTGCTGTCCCGGGTCGTCCACGGAGCCGGGCACTCGCTGGGCATCGGCGCGGCCGCGATCCTCTTCGCCGCCGGGGTCGGCACCGTCCTGGGCATGCTGGCCGGGCTGTCCCCCCGATACCTCGACGAGCTGCTCAGCCGCCTGTTCGACGTGCTGGCCACCTTCCCCGAGCTGCTGCTCGCCCTGCTGGTCATCGCGATCACCGGTCCCGGCACCGGGAACGTCATCCTCGCGATCGGCATGGCCCAGGTCCCCAACTACGCCCGCGTGATCCGGGCCCAGACCTTCGTCGTCCGCCGGTCCGGCTACGTCGAGCAGGCCGTCACCTTCGGTCTGCGCAGGCCGGTCCTGGTCCTGCGCCACGTGCTGCCCAACGTCCTCGGCCCGCTCCCGGTGCTCGCCACGATCGGCATGGGCACCGCCATCATCGCCACCTCGGGGCTCAGCTTCCTCGGCATGGGCCCCCAGCCGCCGAGCCCCGAGTGGGGCTCGATG comes from Streptosporangium roseum DSM 43021 and encodes:
- a CDS encoding ABC transporter permease, translating into MSTLTLTRRRGLAAAGWLGPVARRLGAGVAVLWAAATAAYVALLLVPGDTVDVLIGDGLDTPERRAQIIAEWGLDRSALQQYGDYLTRLLHGDLGHSYILQRGVGEILSSQIGPTVRLALTAAAFGVALALVLALVTAGRRSWLSGLAGLSELVAVSVPPFMLGILLLVVFSFTLGWFPVSGDRGFVSLVLPAVALGLQIAGVLGQVLREGLERALEEPFAVTARSRGITEWRLVTRHALRHALLPAVTLTGWFTGVLLGGAIVVEAVFGRPGLGQVTVSAVTGKDMPVVMAVVLLSALIYVTVSTVVDLAYLAIDPRLRRSR
- a CDS encoding ABC transporter permease, which translates into the protein MTAVTQAPPVTAAPIPAGRRYGVRPWLLAPLLFLALAAVAALAPALLSGVDPLAADPLHALSGPGAEHWFGTDHLGRDVLSRVVHGAGHSLGIGAAAILFAAGVGTVLGMLAGLSPRYLDELLSRLFDVLATFPELLLALLVIAITGPGTGNVILAIGMAQVPNYARVIRAQTFVVRRSGYVEQAVTFGLRRPVLVLRHVLPNVLGPLPVLATIGMGTAIIATSGLSFLGMGPQPPSPEWGSMLSEARNYLRVAWWTALFPGLAVSLTVISLTLVGRRLQRRFEGRN